In Pedobacter heparinus DSM 2366, the following are encoded in one genomic region:
- the metH gene encoding methionine synthase, whose protein sequence is MDIRKELEKRILIIDGAMGTMIQRYTLTEEDFRGERFKDHPCDVKGNNDMLSITRPDVIKEIHTEYLKAGTDIIETNTFSTQRISLADYQMEPLAYEMSFEGAKIAKEAVNEFMAANPDRKCFVAGAVGPTNRTLSISPDVNDPGFRAITFDELVEAYDEQVRGLVDGGADLLLIETIFDTLNAKAAIFSIKKYEAEIGRKIEIMISGTITDASGRTLSGQTAEAFLNSVMHANPLSIGFNCALGAKDMRPHIEELSAKAGCYVSAYPNAGLPNEFGAYDEMPHETAHLVEDFIQHGFVNIVGGCCGTTPEHIGCIAKKAKNVAPRKIPHIEPYLRLSGLEPVTITPESIFVNIGERTNITGSPKFSKLILGGDFEAALAVARQQVEGGAQVIDVNMDEGMIDSEASMTKFLNLIASEPDISKLPIMVDSSKWTVIEAGLKCLQGKGIVNSISLKEGEDKFRESARKIMTYGAAVVVMAFDELGQADNFERRKEICKRSYDILVDEIGFPAQDIIFDPNILTVATGLEEHNNYAVDFINATRWIKENLPYAKVSGGVSNISFSFRGNNTVREAMHSAFLYHAIKAGLDMGIVNAGMLEVYQEIPPELLVLVEDVLLNRRDDATERLVEFADTIKSKGKEIVRDEEWRKTSVEERLSHALVKGIIEYLDADVEEARQKYARPIEVIEGPLMDGMNIVGDLFGAGKMFLPQVVKSARVMKKAVAYLLPFIEQEKLDNPDQDQNSSAGKILMATVKGDVHDIGKNIVGVVLACNNFEIVDMGVMVPAQDIIKKAKEINADIIGLSGLITPSLDEMVHFAKEMEREGFTIPLMIGGATTSRIHAAVKVAPNYSGPAIHVLDASRSVTVASTLMNKDTRDEYIAGIRAEYDKAREAHLNKRSDKRFKTIEEARKDNFKIDTSLVAPAPTFTGTKVFDNYPLEELVPYIDWTPFFQTWELRGSYPRILEDKVVGDEAKKLFNDAKVLLKRIVEEKLLTARAVIGFWPANAVGDDIVLAVEGKEVVIHTLRQQAEKTADQPYYALSDFIAQKETGIPDYFGGFALTTGIGCDELVAEFEAVYDDYNSIMAKALADRLAEAFAERMHELVRKEYWGYAKDEHLDNEALIKEEYSGIRPAPGYPACPEHTEKGTLFELLDAEARIGLSLTESYAMYPTAAVSGFYFAHPQSRYFGLGKITKDQVEDYAVRKNMPLEEVERWLSPNLAY, encoded by the coding sequence ATGGATATCAGAAAAGAGTTAGAAAAACGTATCCTGATCATTGATGGTGCAATGGGCACCATGATACAACGTTACACCTTAACTGAAGAGGATTTCAGAGGTGAACGCTTCAAAGATCACCCCTGTGATGTAAAAGGGAACAATGACATGCTGAGCATCACACGCCCGGATGTCATTAAAGAAATCCATACTGAGTATTTAAAAGCCGGTACGGACATTATTGAAACCAATACTTTCAGTACCCAGCGCATTTCCCTGGCCGACTACCAGATGGAACCGCTTGCGTATGAGATGAGTTTTGAAGGGGCAAAAATTGCCAAAGAGGCGGTAAACGAATTTATGGCCGCCAACCCCGACCGCAAGTGTTTTGTGGCCGGAGCAGTGGGCCCAACCAACAGAACCCTCTCCATTTCACCTGACGTAAATGATCCGGGTTTCAGGGCCATTACCTTTGATGAACTGGTTGAAGCTTATGACGAACAGGTACGCGGATTGGTAGATGGAGGTGCAGATTTGCTCCTTATTGAAACCATTTTTGATACGCTGAATGCCAAGGCTGCCATATTTTCAATTAAGAAATACGAAGCCGAAATTGGCCGTAAAATAGAGATCATGATCTCTGGTACCATTACTGATGCATCGGGAAGAACTTTATCTGGCCAAACGGCCGAAGCTTTCCTGAATTCTGTAATGCATGCCAATCCACTGAGCATTGGCTTTAACTGTGCCCTGGGTGCCAAAGACATGAGACCCCATATTGAAGAACTTTCTGCCAAAGCAGGATGTTATGTTTCGGCTTATCCGAATGCAGGTTTGCCCAATGAATTTGGTGCTTATGACGAAATGCCACATGAAACGGCCCACCTGGTGGAAGATTTTATCCAGCATGGTTTTGTAAACATTGTAGGTGGCTGCTGTGGTACCACACCAGAGCACATTGGTTGCATTGCCAAAAAAGCGAAAAATGTAGCACCCCGCAAAATACCGCATATTGAACCTTACCTGCGCTTAAGCGGGCTGGAGCCGGTAACCATTACGCCGGAAAGCATTTTTGTAAACATCGGGGAAAGGACCAACATTACCGGATCACCTAAATTCAGCAAGCTGATTTTGGGCGGCGATTTTGAAGCAGCACTGGCTGTAGCCCGTCAGCAGGTAGAAGGTGGTGCGCAGGTGATCGATGTGAACATGGATGAAGGGATGATCGATTCGGAAGCTTCGATGACAAAGTTCCTGAACCTGATCGCTTCTGAACCAGATATTTCCAAACTGCCCATCATGGTCGACTCGTCTAAATGGACAGTAATTGAAGCTGGCTTAAAATGCCTGCAGGGCAAAGGGATTGTCAACTCCATTTCACTGAAAGAAGGAGAAGATAAATTCAGGGAAAGTGCCCGTAAGATCATGACTTATGGCGCTGCTGTAGTGGTAATGGCTTTTGATGAGCTTGGCCAGGCAGATAATTTTGAAAGAAGAAAAGAGATCTGTAAAAGATCTTATGACATACTGGTCGATGAAATTGGCTTTCCGGCCCAGGATATCATTTTTGACCCGAACATCCTTACCGTAGCTACAGGTTTGGAAGAACACAATAATTATGCGGTCGATTTTATCAATGCCACCCGCTGGATTAAAGAAAACCTGCCTTATGCAAAAGTAAGTGGCGGGGTTTCTAATATTTCCTTTTCTTTCAGGGGTAACAATACCGTAAGGGAAGCCATGCATTCGGCATTTTTATACCATGCCATCAAGGCAGGCCTGGACATGGGGATTGTAAATGCAGGAATGCTGGAAGTTTATCAGGAAATTCCACCGGAGCTTTTGGTGCTGGTTGAGGATGTATTGCTGAACCGCAGAGATGACGCAACAGAGCGCCTGGTTGAATTTGCAGACACCATCAAATCTAAAGGAAAAGAGATTGTAAGAGATGAGGAATGGCGCAAAACAAGTGTAGAAGAACGCTTGTCGCATGCTTTGGTTAAAGGAATCATAGAATACCTGGATGCCGATGTAGAAGAAGCGCGCCAGAAATACGCCAGACCAATAGAGGTAATTGAAGGGCCGCTGATGGATGGGATGAACATCGTAGGCGATCTGTTTGGTGCCGGAAAAATGTTTTTACCGCAGGTAGTAAAATCTGCCCGTGTAATGAAAAAAGCGGTGGCTTACCTGCTGCCCTTTATCGAACAGGAAAAACTGGACAACCCGGATCAGGATCAGAATTCATCTGCCGGAAAAATATTGATGGCCACTGTAAAAGGTGATGTACACGATATCGGAAAGAACATCGTAGGCGTAGTACTGGCCTGCAACAACTTCGAGATCGTAGATATGGGCGTGATGGTGCCCGCACAGGACATTATCAAAAAAGCCAAAGAGATCAATGCAGATATCATTGGATTGAGTGGTCTGATTACTCCTTCGCTGGATGAAATGGTGCATTTTGCCAAAGAAATGGAACGTGAAGGTTTTACTATTCCCCTGATGATAGGTGGGGCTACAACTTCCCGGATCCATGCTGCTGTAAAAGTTGCGCCGAACTATTCGGGCCCGGCCATACACGTACTGGATGCTTCCAGAAGTGTAACAGTAGCCAGTACATTAATGAACAAGGATACCCGTGATGAATATATTGCAGGTATCCGCGCGGAATATGACAAGGCCCGTGAAGCGCACCTGAACAAACGCTCTGACAAGCGTTTTAAAACAATTGAAGAAGCCCGCAAAGACAATTTTAAAATCGACACCAGCCTGGTAGCCCCTGCCCCAACCTTTACAGGGACAAAGGTATTTGACAATTATCCGCTGGAAGAACTGGTGCCTTATATAGACTGGACACCTTTCTTTCAAACATGGGAGCTTCGTGGTTCTTATCCAAGGATCCTGGAAGACAAGGTGGTTGGTGATGAAGCAAAGAAACTGTTTAATGATGCTAAGGTATTGTTAAAAAGGATTGTAGAGGAGAAGCTATTAACTGCCAGGGCAGTAATCGGCTTCTGGCCGGCAAATGCAGTTGGTGATGACATCGTTTTAGCTGTGGAAGGAAAAGAAGTGGTGATCCATACGCTTCGCCAGCAGGCAGAAAAAACGGCTGATCAGCCTTATTATGCCTTGTCTGACTTTATAGCGCAAAAGGAAACCGGCATACCTGATTATTTTGGCGGATTTGCCCTTACAACCGGCATAGGCTGTGATGAGCTGGTTGCTGAGTTTGAAGCGGTTTACGATGATTACAACAGCATTATGGCCAAAGCTTTGGCCGACAGACTGGCAGAAGCTTTTGCAGAACGCATGCACGAGCTGGTCCGTAAAGAGTACTGGGGATATGCAAAGGATGAACACCTGGACAATGAAGCACTGATTAAGGAAGAATATTCCGGCATACGCCCTGCACCAGGCTATCCCGCCTGTCCGGAGCATACTGAAAAAGGCACTTTATTTGAACTGCTGGATGCAGAAGCCAGAATTGGGCTTAGCCTTACGGAAAGTTACGCCATGTACCCTACTGCAGCGGTAAGTGGATTTTACTTTGCACATCCGCAATCCAGATACTTTGGTTTAGGTAAGATCACCAAAGACCAGGTAGAAGACTATGCAGTAAGGAAAAACATGCCACTGGAAGAAGTAGAAAGATGGCTGAGCCCAAATTTAGCTTATTAA
- the metF gene encoding methylenetetrahydrofolate reductase [NAD(P)H] has translation MKIIDHINNAKGKTLFSFELLPPIKGQSIKGIFDAIDPLMEFNPPFIDVTYLREDYIYKQHANGLLEKVAYRKRPSTVATCAAIMNRYKVDAVPHLICGGFTKDETENALIDLQFLGIDNVLVLRGDARKSDSSFIPTPNGHAYASELLQHVVDMNNGKYLHDDMESAEKTDFCIGVAGYPEKHFESPNLDTDFRYLKHKVDTGADFIVTQMFFDNKKYKAFVDKCRENGIHVPIIPGLKPITSSKQLISLPKIFHLDIPIELSEAVHGCKSEKEVKEVGIEWMINQCNELKAMGAPVLHFYTMGNPEPTKKIAQAVF, from the coding sequence ATGAAAATTATAGATCATATAAATAACGCCAAAGGAAAAACCTTATTCTCATTTGAACTGTTGCCACCCATTAAAGGGCAAAGCATTAAAGGAATATTTGATGCCATAGATCCATTAATGGAATTTAATCCGCCTTTTATTGATGTAACTTATCTTCGCGAAGATTACATTTATAAGCAACATGCCAATGGCCTCCTGGAAAAGGTGGCCTATCGCAAACGCCCGAGTACGGTAGCCACCTGTGCTGCAATTATGAACAGGTACAAAGTGGATGCTGTACCACATTTGATTTGCGGTGGTTTTACAAAAGATGAGACAGAAAATGCCCTGATCGACCTGCAGTTTTTGGGTATAGATAATGTACTGGTTTTAAGGGGTGATGCACGTAAAAGCGATAGTTCTTTCATTCCAACACCAAATGGCCATGCTTACGCTTCGGAACTGCTGCAACATGTGGTAGACATGAACAACGGCAAATACCTGCATGACGACATGGAAAGTGCAGAAAAAACAGACTTTTGCATTGGTGTGGCGGGTTATCCGGAAAAACATTTTGAATCACCAAACCTGGATACAGATTTCAGATACCTGAAACACAAAGTAGATACCGGGGCTGATTTTATTGTGACCCAGATGTTCTTCGACAATAAGAAATATAAAGCTTTTGTGGATAAATGCAGAGAAAATGGCATCCATGTACCCATCATACCGGGGTTAAAACCAATTACCAGCAGCAAACAGCTGATCAGCCTGCCTAAAATATTTCACCTGGATATTCCAATAGAACTGAGCGAAGCGGTACATGGCTGTAAATCAGAGAAGGAAGTTAAAGAAGTTGGTATTGAATGGATGATCAATCAGTGCAATGAGCTGAAGGCAATGGGTGCGCCGGTGCTGCATTTCTATACGATGGGCAATCCGGAACCGACCAAAAAGATTGCGCAGGCGGTATTTTAG
- a CDS encoding META domain-containing protein — MNRLMLLLLVAVGSLTACTTMKPGSIGNGGLSQLGGTWELNYISGPRIAFNGLYPGKKPFIKFDIADKRFSGNTSCNSFSGQLVADDTTINFTQPFVMTKMACPGEGETIFVEMLKKASTYAITSDSTLNFMMGDIAIMRFHKK, encoded by the coding sequence ATGAACAGACTGATGCTATTGTTGCTGGTTGCTGTAGGTTCTTTAACGGCCTGCACAACGATGAAACCCGGATCTATTGGTAATGGTGGCCTCTCCCAACTGGGTGGCACCTGGGAACTTAACTATATATCAGGACCAAGAATAGCCTTTAATGGATTATACCCGGGCAAGAAGCCGTTTATTAAATTTGATATTGCAGACAAAAGGTTTAGCGGGAATACCAGCTGTAATTCTTTTTCCGGACAACTTGTTGCAGACGACACAACCATCAATTTTACACAGCCTTTTGTTATGACAAAAATGGCCTGTCCTGGTGAAGGAGAGACCATTTTTGTGGAAATGCTAAAAAAGGCAAGTACTTATGCGATAACGAGCGACAGTACCCTGAATTTTATGATGGGCGACATTGCCATTATGCGTTTCCATAAGAAGTAA
- the thrC gene encoding threonine synthase, giving the protein MKLYSTNNHNLSVDFPTAVFNSMPLDKGLYMPVDIPVLDKEFIDHIEQYSLPQIAFKVASVLLQDAIPAGDLKAIIDDAINFDAPVVNLAGNDFVLELFHGPSLAFKDFGARFMSRIMGYFLKENEKTLDVLVATSGDTGGAVALGFLGVANTRVTILYPKGKVSDIQELQLCTNGQNIHAIEVEGTFDDCQHLVKQAFADEELNEKLRLTSANSINISRLIPQTFYYFNAYAQLRRQGKKDLVFVVPSGNFGNIAAGLLAYKMGLPVKRFVAATNVNDTVPRFLESGIYETRPSVQTYSNAMDVGAPSNWVRIMDLFNNDKAALEKVMKGYRFTDDETLEAIKAIYNEFDYIACPHTAIAWLALQQYRMDTSDQEFAGVFLSTAHACKFPDVFPEEIKADIEIPEQVKSLAAKPKLATAMDTGFESFKKYLLTSYGNA; this is encoded by the coding sequence ATGAAATTATACAGTACCAATAACCATAACCTGAGCGTAGATTTTCCAACAGCGGTTTTCAATAGCATGCCCTTAGATAAAGGCTTGTATATGCCGGTCGATATCCCTGTGCTTGATAAAGAATTCATAGACCATATTGAGCAGTATTCCCTGCCACAGATTGCCTTTAAAGTTGCTTCAGTGCTGTTGCAGGATGCCATACCGGCCGGCGATCTTAAGGCCATCATCGACGATGCCATCAACTTTGATGCTCCCGTTGTGAACCTGGCCGGCAATGATTTTGTACTGGAGTTGTTTCATGGCCCATCTCTTGCCTTCAAAGATTTTGGGGCAAGGTTCATGAGCCGGATCATGGGCTACTTTCTGAAAGAAAATGAAAAAACTTTAGACGTGCTGGTCGCCACCTCAGGCGATACGGGTGGTGCCGTAGCACTCGGTTTTTTGGGTGTGGCCAATACCCGTGTTACCATTCTTTATCCGAAAGGAAAAGTGAGCGACATCCAGGAACTACAGCTTTGTACCAATGGCCAGAACATTCATGCCATAGAAGTGGAGGGAACATTTGACGACTGCCAGCACCTGGTAAAACAGGCCTTTGCAGATGAAGAGCTCAATGAAAAACTGCGCCTTACTTCAGCCAATTCCATCAACATCTCTAGGCTGATCCCACAAACTTTCTATTACTTCAATGCCTATGCACAATTGCGCAGGCAGGGAAAAAAAGACCTGGTATTTGTAGTGCCAAGCGGAAACTTTGGCAATATTGCCGCTGGTTTACTGGCCTATAAAATGGGCCTGCCCGTAAAACGATTTGTGGCCGCTACCAACGTAAACGATACCGTTCCGCGCTTCCTGGAAAGCGGGATATACGAGACCAGACCATCCGTTCAAACCTACTCCAATGCCATGGATGTAGGCGCACCGAGCAATTGGGTGAGGATCATGGACCTGTTCAATAACGATAAAGCCGCCTTGGAAAAGGTGATGAAAGGTTATCGCTTTACCGATGATGAGACGCTGGAGGCCATCAAGGCCATTTATAATGAATTTGATTACATCGCCTGTCCGCATACTGCCATTGCCTGGCTGGCTTTGCAGCAATACAGAATGGATACTTCAGATCAGGAATTTGCAGGTGTTTTCCTGTCTACCGCCCATGCCTGCAAATTTCCGGATGTTTTTCCTGAAGAAATAAAGGCCGATATTGAAATCCCTGAGCAGGTAAAAAGCCTGGCTGCCAAACCAAAACTGGCTACAGCAATGGATACCGGTTTTGAATCCTTTAAAAAGTACCTGCTTACTTCTTATGGAAACGCATAA